In Lotus japonicus ecotype B-129 chromosome 5, LjGifu_v1.2, one genomic interval encodes:
- the LOC130719272 gene encoding uncharacterized protein LOC130719272, with protein sequence MTQDSGKKIVAGPKPIKNSHGVKFLGLKTSSSTSSRVTRSSAKIVSPESSGPAKRTRSMRINHVVKRGTGKASSVHDISEDSIPDPQVDDNQESDAPDADADQVIHDVLETLADVATAEDVMPNVESQDDRDFEPNSAENPCEPDAEKEDDTDVASHESSSEKTLSVEIPHEKTPEPVSRKGQKKVSTASEEENSDDQEVHKKVIASACKEATVSTSKNVTGLKEKKKKVSGTQTPKTPKTSQVSVPEKKKKKEKKDEKVAASTGRKRKHVAETDSEPDVEPDVPDISTSAKKRIKGKRIPLNVPEAPIDNVSFHFASSAQSWKFVVRRRLAIERELHEDALELKEIMDMLADAGLMKTVKNIGRCFSQLVREFIVNIPTDCDDESNSEFRKVYVRGKCVNFSPEVVNHFLGRSPVAGTDEEPELNRVAKTLIGKMVKKWPKKGLLPSGKLTTKYAVLFKIGCANWMATNHLSGVTPPLARMLYLIGTDGEFDFGKLVFYQTLKHAGSYAVRLPILFPCLLSELIVKQHPHVVRADEPQGKRPLPPKFDYRLFAVTHVPDIVLSAAKGSASTSGTQRVGSSKDDILAELRAVSKSLDDTIQACKIRKLNVDKLIKAMT encoded by the coding sequence ATGactcaagattcaggaaagAAGATCGTTGCCGGTCCCAAACCTATCAAGAACTCTCATGGAGTCAAATTTCTTGGTTTGAAGACTTCATCTTCTACTTCATCTAGGGTTACTCGTTCCTCTGCAAAAATTGTCTCTCCAGAATCGTCTGGACCTGCCAAGAGGACAAGGAGTATGCGGATCAATCATGTTGTCAAGCGTGGCACAGGGAAAGCATCAAGTGTTCATGACATCTCAGAGGATTCCATTCCTGATCCTCAGGTTGATGATAATCAAGAAAGTGATGCCCCCGATGCTGATGCAGATCAAGTTATCCACGATGTCTTGGAGACTCTTGCAGATGTTGCCACTGCAGAGGATGTCATGCCAAATGTTGAATCACAGGATGATCGTGATTTTGAACCAAACTCTGCAGAAAATCCTTGTGAGCCTGATGCTGAGAAGGAAGATGATACTGATGTTGCTAGTCATGAATCTTCAAGTGAGAAGACTCTCTCTGTTGAAATTCCCCATGAGAAGACTCCTGAACCTGTGTCTAGGAAGGGTCAGAAAAAAGTGTCTACTGCCTCTGAAGAAGAAAACTCGGATGATCAAGAAGTACACAAGAAAGTCATTGCCTCTGCCTGTAAGGAGGCCACAGTCTCTACAAGTAAGAATGTTACAGGtctgaaagaaaagaagaagaaggtttcTGGTACGCAGACTCCCAAAACTCCAAAAACATCTCAGGTCTCAGTtcctgagaagaagaaaaagaaggaaaagaaagatgagAAGGTTGCCGCATCTACTGGAAGGAAGAGGAAACATGTTGCTGAAACTGACTCTGAACCAGATGTCGAGCCCGATGTCCCTGACATCTCCACCTCTGCCAAGAAAAGAATTAAGGGGAAGAGAATTCCTTTGAATGTTCCAGAGGCACCCATTGACAATGTATCTTTCCACTTTGCTAGTTCTGCACAAAGTTGGAAGTTTGTTGTTCGGAGAAGGTTAGCCATAGAAAGGGAACTCCATGAAGATGCTTTGGAACTTAAAGAGATCATGGATATGTTGGCTGATGCAGGTTTGATGAAGACTGTCAAGAACATTGGCAGATGCTTCTCTCAATTAGTTAGGGAATTCATTGTGAATATCCCTACTGACTGTGATGATGAGAGTAACTCTGAGTTCAGGAAGGTCTATGTCAGAGGAAAGTGTGTAAATTTCTCTCCTGAAGTTGTTAATCATTTTTTGGGAAGAAGCCCGGTTgctggaactgatgaagaacctgAGTTGAATAGGGTTGCTAAGACCCTGATTGGCAAGATGGTCAAGAAGTGGCCAAAGAAAGGATTGCTTCCCTCTGGGAAGTTAACTACCAAGTATGCTGTCCTTTTCAAGATTGGCTGTGCAAATTGGATGGCCACCAATCACTTATCTGGTGTAACTCCTCCCCTTGCCCGAATGCTCTATCTGATTGGTACTGATGGTGAGTTTGATTTTGGCAAACTTGTTTTTTACCAGACTCTGAAGCATGCAGGTTCTTATGCTGTGAGACTGCCAATTCTGTTTCCATGCCTCTTGTCTGAACTAATTGTCAAACAACATCCTCATGTTGTGAGGGCTGATGAACCACAAGGTAAGAGACCTTTGCCTCCCAAGTTTGATTATCGCTTGTTTGCTGTGACACATGTTCCAGACATTGTGTTATCTGCAGCAAAGGGTTCTGCTAGTACCAGTGGTACTCAGAGAGTTGGTTCAAGCAAAGATGATATTTTGGCTGAATTGAGGGCTGTCTCCAAGTCCTTGGATGACACTATTCAGGCTTGCAAGATTAGGAAGCTGAATGTGGACAAGCTCATCAAGGCCATGACATAG